Below is a window of Haloglycomyces albus DSM 45210 DNA.
TTGGCCTTGTCGTCACCGGCGTCTTTCAGGGCCGCCTGATCGGCGTAGCCCATGTCGTCGCGCAGGCCGAGCAGGAGCTGGCCGGCATGATGCGCGGTCGCGGTGGCAAAGGCGATGTCATCGGCCGTCGCTGCGGAGACCTGACCGGTGGTGGACGTGACCATGGCAGCCATATTACGCTGCATATCCGCTCTGACAAACGTGCGACTTCGACGTTCCATATTTTGGACTTCCTGATTCATTATTTAATACCGTTGCCGCAGGTCGCTCCGGGCTCGGGTGTCGTTTCGGCATTCTGCGCGTATGTGTCGGCGAACGCATCGATGGCCGGGTCTCCGGCATTGTCTGTGAAAAGTTGCATACCCCAGGCCGTGACGATGACGGGCGAGGACTGCCCCGGAAAGGGGCTCATCATACTGTACGGGCGATCGGTGACACGCCGTTCGAGCAGCGAGATGTCCTGAGCGCTGAGAGCGGCGGGATCATAGGTCAACCAGATCGCGCCGTGCTCCAACGAATGGATGGCGTGACCGTTCTCGATCGGCTCCTCGTATATGCGTCCCATGCAGTTCTGCCAGACGGGGAAGTGCGCACCTCCCGCCGGAGGGTCACTGAATTCGCGCTCCAGAGCGTCGACGTGCT
It encodes the following:
- a CDS encoding DUF3105 domain-containing protein, producing MSKRNRSVLLIPLLAAVLFTSGSPGFFGWGEEDDPLETANVVNYYGEWGNITELVRALNNGELEPADHPHPWVATFQHVDALEREFSDPPAGGAHFPVWQNCMGRIYEEPIENGHAIHSLEHGAIWLTYDPAALSAQDISLLERRVTDRPYSMMSPFPGQSSPVIVTAWGMQLFTDNAGDPAIDAFADTYAQNAETTPEPGATCGNGIK